ACATATGTATTTGCAGTAAGACATGTCCCTAAACAAAAAGAAAAAGACAAAGGAAAGCACGGTAAAGAAAAGAAAGAACAATGCTGTGTTTAAAGGCTGTCTAAGAAATCCGGGGAATGTATAGAGGACAAACCAGTAAGCTAAAATGTTAAAGCCTATAAGTCCTATGTAAGGGTTTGCAAGCCACCTGGGAGGTCTAAGTTTCAGCCCAAGTTTAGTTATGTGCTTTCCCAAGAAACCATGGGGGCATACCATACAAAAAACATTTCCCAAAGTAGGTAGAGAAACCACCATAAAGAAAGGCCAAAAGATAGACCAAAAAACCGCAGTGGTGAATATGTTTTCCTTTGTAGGGTTCATTATGCCGTAAGCTATGGCGTAGAAGAGCAAGAATGTGGTAAAGAGTCTGTAGAACAAAAGCATATGCTTATTTTTGAAAAGAAAGCCAAGCACGGGTATGCCAAAAATGTCAGTCTTATCTCTTTTAGGTATAAAATGCACTCTTTTTACGTCCATGGCAGACCCCCTTTAAAAGTTGTACGTAAGCCTTACTAAGAAATTTCTGGGTGGAGCGGGAGTGTATCTTTTCACTCCCTGCGTGTCTTTTGTTACTTCTACTGCATACTTTTTGTTAAAAAGGTTATCCACCATCAAAGAAACATCAAAGTTTTTTCTCTGATAGCCAAGGGTAACGCTGGTTATAAACTCGTAGCCTTCATACTTCTCGCTGTTGGCGTTATCCATGTAATACTCTCCCCAGCTGTCTGTTTGGACCCTTACCCTAAAACCGGAAGGATGGGAATAGCTCAAAAACAAAGAGTATTGATGTATGGGAATGTAAGGAAGTCTGTTGCCATCCCTTGCTACGTTCGTTGTACCCACGCGCTCGAAAAACTTCTTAAACTTATAGTCGCTGTAGGTGTAAGAGCCACCAAAGGTCAAACCTTCTAAAATTTGATAGGAGGTGGTCAGTTCAAAGCCTTTCTTTTCCGTCTTTCCTGCGTTTATAAAACGGGTTTGACCGGTTTCGATCACACGTACCACTTCGTCCTTTACGTCCATCTTATAAACGGCGGTTTCCAAGCTAAACCTTCTGTAATTTGCCTTTATTCCAGTCTCGTAGTTTATTACCTTGGTCAATTTTAGGTTTGGGTTGGAGGCAAGCTCTCCGGAAGTGGGCGTGTTAGCACCCGTTCCCACCGTTCCGTAAAGGCTAACCTCTGGAAGTAGCCTGTAGGATACCCCTACCCTTGGGCTTACTATGTTATAAGTCCTTTCTTTTGAGTAATTAAAACAGTTTTCAATAGCTGGATTGGGACAGCTCCTGTAATTTCCAGTGCTAAAGTCATAGTCTCCCCACTTGTAACCGCTTATGTCAAACTTCACTTGGTCAACTCTTACTCCAAGGTCTATTATCCATTTGTTCCTTTGAAAAGATTGTTGAACGAAAACTCCAGCCAGCAGAGTTTTTTGGGTTTGTCTTTCAAGTAAGTCTCCAGCCCTGTCTGAAAGTGTGGAAACTATGCGAGATCCAGCTATCTGCACATCTCTATACTTATAGTATTTGGTCCTTTGCTGGTCGTATCTTACCGTAAAACCAGCTGTCAGCACGCCCAAGCTGTGCTTGTAGTTTGCCTGCACGTCCGTTCCAAAGATCCATGTATCCGCATCGTTTATACGGCCCGTTACTGGGTGGTAATGTTGCCAGTGGTTGGTGTAAAAAAGAGGTATGAGTTCTAAATTCCCAAAGCTTTTTGTTAGCTTGGAGCTAAAGAAGAATATCTCCGAATACCTACCCATGTGCTTCCATGGGTCACCCGTGCGGGGCACTTTACCCGTTCTTAGAAACTCTGACCATTGGTCCAAGGGAGGGAAAGGCCTAACTACCAAAGAACCAGGAAGTTTTAAGTCCGCCTTTGTGTAGCTTAGGTAGTTTTCCCAGGTGTCTCCGTTTTCAAACATGTAGGAGGGTTGTAAGACTATCTGATTGGTTTGAAAAGTATTCCACTCCCTCCAGGAGTTATCCGTCTGCCTTCTGCTTGCACTAAAACCTATGTAAAAGTTCTTTCCAAGGGGCGTAGAGTAGTAAAAATGGTGGTTTTGGGTCTCGTAATCCCCAAAACCAAGCTTTATAAGCCCTCCCTTCCTCTCAAAGGGACTTTTTGTGATCACATTTATAACTCCACCAGAAGCATTTACTCCCCACAGAGTAGAGTTTGGACCTTTAACTACCTCCACCCTTTCTATGAGGGAAGTATCCACAAAATCAAGCCTTGTTAGGCTATCCGGGTCCGTTATAGGCACACCGTTTAAAAGCACCATTATTTCCCTTACTCCGTAAGGTGCCTTTAGGCCACCGCCCCTTATGATGAGTCTGACGTCGTAACCCTGATTTCTTGAACCCACATTCACGCCAGCCGTTCCTTGCAGTGCATCGAAAAGGTTCAGCATAGGTCTTTGTTCAATTTTCTCTTTGCCTATGACGGTTACACTTGCTGGTGTATCTTGCAATTTTCTCTCCGTCCTCGTGGCGGTTACGCTTATTTGTTCAAGCTCCAACTCCTTTGAAA
Above is a genomic segment from Thermocrinis jamiesonii containing:
- a CDS encoding 4Fe-4S binding protein is translated as MDVKRVHFIPKRDKTDIFGIPVLGFLFKNKHMLLFYRLFTTFLLFYAIAYGIMNPTKENIFTTAVFWSIFWPFFMVVSLPTLGNVFCMVCPHGFLGKHITKLGLKLRPPRWLANPYIGLIGFNILAYWFVLYTFPGFLRQPLNTALFFLFFTVLSFVFFFLFRDMSYCKYICPIGSVNTAFSRTSPVWLSTYQEECKTCKRPDCALACPYKLNPSKFEERKSMFHCTMCMECAHACDAVKLEFKKWGYSLYEKIKQPKMIEVMVYLLLVAVITFTMRFHHGLSRSGLSEYMPWVIVGKSIQESLGLPKWVDMTGLTAMLMALVLVGFIV
- a CDS encoding TonB-dependent receptor, with amino-acid sequence MGKKGSVLALLALCGVALSKELELEQISVTATRTERKLQDTPASVTVIGKEKIEQRPMLNLFDALQGTAGVNVGSRNQGYDVRLIIRGGGLKAPYGVREIMVLLNGVPITDPDSLTRLDFVDTSLIERVEVVKGPNSTLWGVNASGGVINVITKSPFERKGGLIKLGFGDYETQNHHFYYSTPLGKNFYIGFSASRRQTDNSWREWNTFQTNQIVLQPSYMFENGDTWENYLSYTKADLKLPGSLVVRPFPPLDQWSEFLRTGKVPRTGDPWKHMGRYSEIFFFSSKLTKSFGNLELIPLFYTNHWQHYHPVTGRINDADTWIFGTDVQANYKHSLGVLTAGFTVRYDQQRTKYYKYRDVQIAGSRIVSTLSDRAGDLLERQTQKTLLAGVFVQQSFQRNKWIIDLGVRVDQVKFDISGYKWGDYDFSTGNYRSCPNPAIENCFNYSKERTYNIVSPRVGVSYRLLPEVSLYGTVGTGANTPTSGELASNPNLKLTKVINYETGIKANYRRFSLETAVYKMDVKDEVVRVIETGQTRFINAGKTEKKGFELTTSYQILEGLTFGGSYTYSDYKFKKFFERVGTTNVARDGNRLPYIPIHQYSLFLSYSHPSGFRVRVQTDSWGEYYMDNANSEKYEGYEFITSVTLGYQRKNFDVSLMVDNLFNKKYAVEVTKDTQGVKRYTPAPPRNFLVRLTYNF